Proteins co-encoded in one Bacteroidales bacterium genomic window:
- a CDS encoding OmpA family protein — MKKHILLLLLILFSINVMSQEKGSYLTISAGVGPTGYKYDMTGVNFADPKCEIKLGGQVGIGYSYYFTKHFGISTGVNVSRYRTHGKLMGNFSNYDPEDVFNLGNYTDNDPFDGHITDYELRVRTQDWVEQQAGYFAEIPLMLNFQTKFGKNEYWGLYFALGAKFQIPFSTKYSIIDGDHSGQAKLNVSGYYEERNLELGSYGNPDISQHGFGEIYNPSEVLANSKGNLDFKFNVSAVGEIGFLFSLSRRVDLSLGAFIDYGLLNINKKDMSQSIFTGPTEQEYTDLAEGYNVANGIKYSSIITSEYVNDVTTMSYGGKIGLRIKLGKLSEKPTIPCENDTIFVYVVEEGPVIEVPVVDTVYIEVQPKYDNNDIYILLEPIYFDLDKANLRPASIEILNKKVDILNKYPEITLTILGNTCDLGSDPYNYKLGQRRADAAKNYLINKGISAGRLETVTQSRFEPEMPNTTEFNRSHNRRSDFRPHFPE; from the coding sequence ATGAAAAAACACATTCTATTATTGTTATTAATACTTTTTAGTATCAATGTGATGTCTCAAGAAAAAGGTTCTTATCTTACAATTTCTGCCGGTGTAGGACCTACGGGGTACAAGTATGATATGACGGGAGTCAATTTTGCTGACCCGAAATGTGAGATCAAACTCGGCGGCCAAGTTGGTATAGGCTATAGTTATTACTTTACGAAACATTTTGGTATCTCTACCGGCGTTAATGTTTCGCGTTATAGAACTCATGGTAAATTAATGGGCAATTTTTCGAATTATGATCCTGAAGATGTTTTCAATTTGGGAAATTATACCGATAATGATCCTTTTGACGGACATATCACTGATTATGAGTTGAGAGTTAGAACTCAAGATTGGGTGGAACAACAAGCAGGATATTTTGCGGAAATTCCGTTAATGCTCAATTTTCAAACTAAATTCGGAAAAAATGAATATTGGGGATTGTATTTTGCTCTCGGAGCTAAATTCCAAATTCCTTTCAGCACTAAATATTCAATTATTGACGGAGACCACTCCGGACAAGCTAAATTGAATGTCTCCGGATATTATGAAGAAAGAAATCTCGAATTAGGAAGTTATGGAAACCCCGATATTTCACAACACGGATTCGGCGAAATATACAATCCGAGCGAAGTTCTGGCTAATTCAAAAGGTAACTTGGATTTCAAATTTAATGTTTCGGCTGTTGGTGAAATAGGATTTCTATTTTCATTAAGTAGAAGAGTAGATCTTAGTTTAGGCGCATTCATTGATTACGGATTGCTGAATATTAATAAAAAAGATATGTCTCAATCGATTTTCACGGGCCCTACCGAACAGGAATATACGGATTTAGCAGAAGGTTATAACGTGGCTAACGGCATTAAATATAGCTCAATTATTACAAGCGAATACGTTAATGACGTAACAACAATGTCTTATGGCGGTAAAATAGGCTTGCGTATTAAACTCGGCAAATTATCTGAAAAACCGACTATTCCTTGTGAAAATGATACTATATTCGTTTATGTTGTTGAAGAAGGTCCTGTTATTGAAGTACCTGTTGTTGATACGGTTTATATAGAAGTTCAACCGAAATATGATAATAATGATATTTATATCTTGTTGGAACCGATTTATTTCGATTTAGATAAAGCAAATCTGAGACCGGCAAGTATTGAAATTCTTAACAAGAAGGTTGATATATTGAATAAATATCCGGAGATTACCTTAACAATACTTGGTAATACCTGTGATTTAGGTAGCGATCCTTATAATTACAAATTAGGTCAACGACGTGCCGATGCAGCTAAGAATTATTTGATAAATAAAGGAATCTCTGCCGGAAGGCTCGAAACCGTAACACAATCAAGGTTTGAACCTGAAATGCCTAACACAACTGAATTCAATCGTTCACATAACAGACGAAGTGATTTCAGACCACATTTTCCCGAATAA
- a CDS encoding MGMT family protein, producing MKTNAKLDKEEFRDHVFQIVSLIPEGRATSYGIIARAIGYPKLSRMVGRVLANSTANCIPAHRVVSSQGILSGKDAFETPTIMQELLESEGIIVENNRIKNWKRIVWDPLEEFPFDDELL from the coding sequence ATGAAAACAAATGCTAAATTAGATAAAGAAGAATTCAGAGACCATGTATTTCAGATAGTCTCACTAATCCCCGAAGGGCGAGCCACAAGTTACGGAATCATTGCCCGGGCTATAGGCTATCCTAAACTGTCTCGCATGGTAGGCAGGGTATTGGCAAACAGTACCGCAAACTGTATTCCGGCTCACAGAGTAGTTAGCAGTCAGGGAATTTTATCCGGAAAAGATGCTTTTGAAACACCTACCATAATGCAGGAGCTATTAGAGTCGGAAGGAATTATTGTTGAAAATAACCGAATTAAAAATTGGAAAAGAATAGTTTGGGATCCTCTTGAAGAATTTCCTTTTGACGACGAATTGCTCTGA